The following coding sequences are from one Candidatus Nitrosopumilus sp. SW window:
- a CDS encoding DUF5679 domain-containing protein, with amino-acid sequence MSSESYSPEAYCVKCKTKRKIKNPEETIMKNGRPAIRGICSTCNCKVFRIGKMKK; translated from the coding sequence ATATCTTCAGAATCTTATTCTCCAGAAGCTTATTGTGTTAAATGTAAAACAAAAAGAAAAATCAAAAATCCTGAGGAAACAATTATGAAAAATGGAAGACCGGCAATAAGGGGTATATGTTCAACTTGTAACTGTAAAGTTTTTCGTATCGGGAAAATGAAAAAATAA
- the cyoE gene encoding heme o synthase produces MQKQKTESRVAVYYELTKPKIWYLLVFTAFGAALTASNIYGIEIAPSTWALMLFSVAAGSAAANTLTNYHDRDIDAIMERTKGRPLPSKRIYPAVKARNFGLALAGISLVLAFGISFTTTLEQGLWATAFIAFGLLNNILVYSYALKRNSRTNIILGGLCGGSPPMIGWVAVTMSDLWTMGLAMAGLVFIWIPMHIWALTLHFKEDYNKVNVPMLTAVQSEKTSARAIAGSTVVMVLFSIAPFFITTQSGEEMVGGVYLWTAIASGALMVALSIWVIVKPMEKASWTLFKFSSPYLAVLFIALMVDSAL; encoded by the coding sequence TTGCAAAAACAAAAGACAGAATCCAGAGTTGCAGTATACTATGAGTTAACAAAGCCCAAAATTTGGTATTTGTTAGTATTTACCGCATTTGGAGCTGCTTTAACAGCATCTAATATCTATGGAATCGAAATTGCACCTTCTACGTGGGCACTTATGTTATTCTCAGTCGCTGCAGGTTCTGCAGCAGCCAATACTTTGACAAATTATCACGATAGAGATATCGATGCAATAATGGAGAGAACAAAGGGCAGACCACTTCCATCAAAAAGAATCTATCCAGCAGTAAAAGCACGTAATTTTGGATTAGCGTTAGCTGGAATTTCATTAGTGTTAGCATTTGGAATTTCATTTACAACAACATTAGAACAAGGGCTATGGGCTACGGCATTCATTGCATTTGGATTACTAAATAACATTCTAGTATACTCTTATGCATTAAAACGAAATTCAAGAACCAACATAATTTTAGGAGGATTATGCGGTGGTTCGCCACCAATGATAGGATGGGTTGCAGTTACAATGTCAGATTTATGGACCATGGGACTTGCAATGGCAGGATTAGTATTCATTTGGATTCCAATGCATATTTGGGCATTAACACTACATTTCAAAGAGGATTACAACAAAGTAAATGTACCAATGTTAACTGCAGTACAATCAGAAAAAACATCAGCTAGAGCAATTGCAGGTTCAACGGTAGTAATGGTATTGTTTTCAATAGCACCATTTTTCATAACAACACAATCTGGAGAAGAAATGGTAGGTGGAGTTTACTTGTGGACTGCAATTGCATCAGGGGCTTTGATGGTTGCATTGTCAATATGGGTAATAGTAAAACCCATGGAAAAAGCATCATGGACTTTGTTTAAATTTTCTAGTCCATATTTGGCAGTATTATTTATTGCACTAATGGTAGACTCTGCACTATAA
- a CDS encoding Lrp/AsnC ligand binding domain-containing protein, whose protein sequence is MDTKKRDHIISELFKIDGVREVAEVTGRFDILVTMYSKSLDQMHKMVSEKIGRIEGIQSSESFIEMKSRAKAMPYMPSKDSD, encoded by the coding sequence ATGGACACAAAAAAACGTGATCATATAATTTCAGAACTATTCAAAATTGACGGAGTAAGAGAAGTGGCAGAAGTTACTGGCAGATTTGACATTCTTGTTACAATGTATTCAAAATCATTAGATCAGATGCACAAAATGGTCTCAGAAAAAATTGGAAGGATTGAAGGTATTCAGTCTTCAGAGTCATTTATCGAGATGAAATCACGTGCCAAAGCAATGCCATATATGCCATCAAAGGATAGTGACTAG
- the asd gene encoding aspartate-semialdehyde dehydrogenase — translation MEKKRVAIIGVTGSVGQEFVQSLNNHPWFEVTQIAASERSAGKKYLDAIRNEGGIIMWDVGGEIPEYIKEMTVKRIDELDTSQLDLVFSAVESQAARDIETKMAAELPVVSTSSAYRYEDDVPILIPGVNDEQAELLEIQKKNRNWKGFVAPLPNCTTTGLAITLKPLLEKYGAKKVMMTSMQAISGGGKSGVSAMGITDNILPYIPKEEGKVRLETRKILGKLVDGKIEDADIKVSCTCTRVPVIDGHTESVFVETSEDIDPAKAKELYNGYNKDISVQGLPSAPKEYYAFHEDPTRPQPRMEREVGGGMTTTIGRVEKEELFDKGLKYMLFSHNKKMGSAKGAVLLAEMLYKKGKI, via the coding sequence ATGGAGAAGAAAAGAGTTGCAATTATAGGAGTAACAGGTTCAGTAGGACAAGAATTTGTACAATCTTTGAACAATCATCCATGGTTCGAGGTAACTCAAATTGCAGCTTCAGAGCGTTCTGCAGGTAAAAAATATCTTGACGCCATTAGAAATGAAGGCGGAATTATCATGTGGGATGTAGGTGGGGAGATCCCAGAATATATCAAAGAAATGACAGTTAAGAGAATCGATGAGCTTGACACATCACAATTAGATCTTGTATTTTCAGCAGTTGAATCCCAAGCTGCAAGAGACATTGAAACTAAAATGGCAGCAGAACTACCAGTAGTTTCAACTAGTTCTGCATATAGATATGAAGACGATGTTCCAATACTTATTCCAGGAGTAAATGATGAGCAGGCTGAATTACTTGAAATCCAAAAGAAGAACCGTAACTGGAAAGGATTTGTGGCACCATTACCAAACTGTACAACTACAGGCTTAGCAATTACACTAAAACCATTACTTGAAAAATATGGTGCAAAAAAGGTCATGATGACTTCAATGCAAGCAATTTCAGGAGGTGGTAAATCAGGTGTTTCAGCAATGGGAATTACAGATAACATCTTGCCTTACATTCCAAAAGAAGAGGGTAAAGTTAGATTAGAAACCAGAAAGATTCTTGGAAAACTTGTAGATGGTAAAATTGAAGATGCAGACATCAAAGTCAGTTGTACATGTACCAGAGTTCCAGTAATTGATGGACATACAGAATCTGTCTTTGTAGAAACTTCTGAAGATATTGATCCTGCAAAAGCCAAAGAACTCTATAATGGTTACAACAAAGACATCTCAGTTCAAGGATTGCCTTCAGCTCCTAAGGAATACTATGCATTTCATGAAGATCCAACAAGACCTCAACCAAGAATGGAAAGAGAAGTTGGTGGTGGAATGACTACAACAATTGGCAGAGTTGAAAAAGAAGAATTGTTTGATAAGGGACTCAAATACATGTTATTTTCACATAACAAGAAAATGGGTTCAGCAAAAGGTGCAGTGCTCTTAGCTGAAATGTTATACAAAAAAGGTAAGATCTAG
- the cobD gene encoding threonine-phosphate decarboxylase CobD — MKIKTKTSIANHNPVFHGGKFSGGNRHIDVLDFSSNTSPAGMPSSVKSAMKKRLDEMEHYPDADSLNLVSGLKKYTGLSDSHIVVGNGAIEILYNFCTAFLSQKRVLIPTPTFSEYESASKLADCKFTFFKTMNLSENIDSFISKIPTNGCVFVCNPNNPTGTILSKKQLMKIISAAKNKSSFVFVDECFIELVPESNPSVMNLVKKYDNLFVLRSLTKSYGLAGIRIGYGIGSKKIIEILKKIKIPWSVNALAQQAGMMAIKNKSHLTKSKLVIKKESNFLKKKIAQIPGFECHDSSTNFILIKTKQDSTKIQKKLLKHKILIRDCKNFRGLNNHYIRIAVKSHKDNLKLVNAMETIA; from the coding sequence GTGAAAATAAAGACGAAAACAAGCATTGCTAACCACAATCCTGTATTTCATGGGGGTAAATTTTCTGGAGGAAATCGACATATAGATGTCTTAGATTTTAGCTCAAATACCAGTCCTGCAGGAATGCCATCCTCAGTAAAATCTGCTATGAAGAAAAGGCTTGATGAAATGGAACATTATCCGGATGCAGATTCACTCAATTTAGTGTCTGGCCTCAAAAAATACACAGGATTATCTGATTCTCACATAGTTGTTGGCAATGGTGCAATTGAAATTCTATATAATTTTTGTACTGCATTTTTATCACAAAAACGTGTTTTAATCCCAACTCCAACTTTTAGTGAATACGAATCTGCATCCAAATTGGCTGATTGTAAATTTACTTTTTTTAAAACAATGAATCTTTCTGAAAATATTGATTCTTTTATTTCAAAAATTCCCACCAATGGATGTGTCTTTGTATGTAATCCTAATAATCCTACTGGAACAATTTTGTCCAAAAAACAATTAATGAAAATAATTTCTGCTGCAAAAAACAAATCTAGTTTTGTATTTGTTGATGAATGTTTCATAGAATTGGTGCCAGAATCAAACCCATCTGTAATGAATTTAGTGAAAAAATATGATAATCTATTTGTTCTAAGATCACTCACAAAATCGTATGGATTGGCAGGAATTAGAATTGGATATGGTATTGGTTCAAAAAAAATTATTGAAATTTTGAAAAAAATAAAAATTCCTTGGAGTGTTAATGCATTAGCTCAACAAGCAGGAATGATGGCAATTAAAAATAAGTCTCATCTTACAAAATCAAAATTAGTTATAAAAAAAGAATCAAATTTCCTAAAAAAGAAAATTGCTCAAATTCCTGGTTTTGAATGTCATGACTCTTCAACAAATTTTATTTTAATTAAAACAAAACAAGATTCAACAAAAATACAAAAAAAATTATTAAAACATAAAATATTGATTCGTGATTGTAAAAATTTTCGTGGATTAAATAATCATTATATTCGAATTGCAGTAAAATCTCATAAAGATAATCTGAAACTTGTAAATGCCATGGAGACTATAGCATGA
- a CDS encoding cobyric acid synthase translates to MKSLMIQGTSSGAGKSTLVAALCRIFEQKGYLVAPFKSQNMSNFGYSTPDFEISRAQAIQAIAAKCPIEPALNPIMLKPLGNYYSAVYLNGKYYKKMHAKDYYTKFVTSKGLKAATSSLLKLKKNYDLVILEGAGSPAEINLQKYDIANMQIAQKANASVLLVSDIDKGGSFASLIGTMTLIENKYKKLVKGFVLNKFRGDIDVLKPGFRKMKQLTNIPVIGTIPMTKINLPEEDSLNVKAKQIAWTKKNISKIDKELDKLAKIVKNNLDIKTIERMIK, encoded by the coding sequence ATGAAATCTTTGATGATTCAAGGCACTTCTTCTGGTGCCGGAAAATCTACGTTGGTTGCAGCATTATGCAGAATTTTTGAACAGAAAGGATACCTTGTGGCCCCATTCAAATCACAAAACATGTCTAATTTTGGGTATTCTACACCTGATTTTGAGATTTCTCGTGCTCAAGCAATACAAGCTATCGCTGCTAAATGTCCAATTGAGCCTGCTTTGAATCCAATCATGCTCAAACCTCTGGGAAATTACTATAGTGCAGTTTACCTTAACGGAAAATATTACAAGAAAATGCACGCAAAAGATTACTATACAAAATTTGTAACATCTAAAGGGCTTAAAGCAGCTACTAGTTCACTATTAAAACTCAAAAAAAATTATGATCTAGTAATTTTGGAAGGTGCAGGCTCACCAGCCGAAATCAACTTACAAAAATATGATATTGCAAATATGCAAATTGCTCAAAAAGCAAATGCGTCTGTACTTCTAGTCTCAGATATTGACAAAGGTGGGTCTTTTGCAAGTTTGATAGGAACTATGACCTTAATTGAAAATAAATATAAAAAATTGGTAAAGGGATTTGTATTAAATAAATTTCGAGGAGACATTGATGTCCTAAAACCAGGATTTAGAAAGATGAAACAACTTACCAACATTCCTGTCATCGGAACCATTCCGATGACAAAGATCAATCTTCCTGAAGAAGATTCACTTAATGTTAAAGCAAAACAAATAGCATGGACAAAAAAGAATATCTCAAAAATTGATAAAGAATTAGATAAACTGGCAAAAATTGTAAAAAATAACTTAGATATAAAAACAATTGAGAGGATGATAAAATGA
- a CDS encoding cobalamin biosynthesis protein produces the protein MIFESLIIVGFALIFDLVFGDPKNRYHPTAWIGGLIAKLTPLGQNQNQKLERVGGIFVVTIPIGIIVTLLLILDYGISLLSTDLIALVVSIVIGALLLKTTIAIKGMERYAMTVVESLEMDNLDSARENLSMIVKRNTSDLDKNHVISGVLESVSENTVDGITGPLFYYAIFGLPGAFVYRIINTADSMIGYKTDMFKNLGWFAANCDTVLNYLPSRLTGFVMIISAAILQNNWKESYKIMIRDGKKTESPNAGYPMAALAGALGTKFEKVNHYKLGNGEMILTKEHVHSALSIMKLTSILFFGIVIIPIVTVLTLLGWWIHA, from the coding sequence ATGATCTTTGAATCTTTGATAATTGTAGGATTTGCTTTGATTTTTGATCTTGTATTTGGAGATCCAAAAAATCGATATCATCCAACAGCTTGGATTGGAGGATTGATTGCAAAATTAACTCCACTTGGACAAAATCAAAACCAAAAACTTGAAAGAGTTGGTGGAATCTTTGTGGTCACAATCCCTATTGGAATTATTGTTACCTTGCTATTGATCTTGGACTATGGAATTTCATTACTTTCAACTGATCTGATTGCATTGGTAGTTTCAATTGTAATTGGCGCTTTACTGCTAAAAACTACAATTGCAATAAAGGGCATGGAACGTTATGCAATGACTGTAGTAGAATCACTTGAGATGGATAATTTGGATTCTGCTAGAGAAAACCTGTCTATGATTGTTAAGCGAAACACCTCTGATTTAGACAAAAATCATGTTATTTCAGGCGTGCTTGAAAGCGTGAGTGAAAATACTGTGGATGGAATAACTGGGCCTTTGTTTTATTATGCAATTTTTGGATTGCCTGGAGCGTTCGTATACAGGATAATCAACACTGCTGATTCTATGATAGGATACAAAACTGATATGTTCAAAAATTTGGGATGGTTTGCCGCTAATTGTGATACTGTATTAAATTATCTTCCTTCAAGACTAACTGGATTTGTAATGATTATCTCCGCAGCCATTTTACAAAATAATTGGAAAGAATCTTACAAGATAATGATTCGTGATGGCAAAAAAACTGAAAGCCCTAATGCCGGATATCCTATGGCTGCATTGGCAGGCGCACTTGGCACAAAATTTGAAAAAGTTAATCACTACAAATTAGGAAATGGCGAAATGATCCTTACAAAAGAACATGTTCATTCCGCATTATCTATTATGAAATTAACTTCAATTCTATTTTTTGGAATTGTAATTATTCCAATTGTTACTGTTTTAACATTACTTGGATGGTGGATTCATGCTTAA
- the cobS gene encoding adenosylcobinamide-GDP ribazoletransferase, translating into MLKEIGSVFSFLTIFPSSNATLENIAKYMYVFPIVGIAIGLLVGSLGFGLSFFLDPLLVSLLVVASIAIVTGIHHADGLADFADGLMVKGTKEKKIKAMKDLSTGSAGIVGLVLYLVGLIITISLTSGFDLFKAILISEILAKFSMVLLASLGNSAASGSNSPFVHLMKDKRKLAAAFIIMLIPVAVIGETTGLIMLGVTVALTLFLLGVSTRSFGGITGDVIGATNELTRLASLMVFVSV; encoded by the coding sequence ATGCTTAAGGAAATAGGTTCTGTCTTTTCTTTCTTGACAATATTTCCATCATCAAATGCAACTTTAGAAAACATTGCAAAATACATGTATGTCTTCCCAATTGTCGGAATTGCAATTGGACTTTTGGTCGGTTCATTAGGATTTGGTTTATCTTTCTTTTTAGATCCGTTACTTGTTAGTCTACTAGTTGTTGCATCTATTGCAATAGTTACTGGTATACATCATGCTGATGGATTAGCTGATTTTGCAGATGGACTTATGGTAAAAGGAACAAAAGAGAAGAAAATCAAAGCAATGAAAGATCTTTCCACTGGTTCGGCTGGAATTGTAGGACTTGTTTTGTATCTTGTTGGATTGATTATCACAATATCTCTTACTAGCGGCTTTGATTTGTTTAAGGCCATTCTCATTAGTGAAATCTTAGCCAAATTTTCGATGGTGCTTTTGGCAAGTTTGGGAAATTCAGCTGCATCTGGCTCAAATTCACCTTTTGTACATCTTATGAAAGACAAGAGAAAATTGGCAGCAGCCTTTATCATAATGCTCATACCTGTAGCCGTAATTGGCGAGACTACTGGATTGATAATGCTTGGAGTCACTGTTGCATTGACATTGTTCCTACTTGGCGTGTCTACTCGTAGTTTTGGTGGAATTACTGGGGATGTAATTGGTGCTACAAATGAACTTACAAGATTAGCTTCTTTGATGGTGTTTGTATCTGTATGA
- a CDS encoding NTP transferase domain-containing protein, producing MIGIVMAGGKGTRMNLDDEKLLLQYKKPIILHVVDSLKNSNCFSKIIAVTSSNSPKTKKLLEENNVETFDTSGLGYVEDLNSVLQKFNDLVFVTSGDIPLLDEEIIKTIVNQHDSEKTWTSILVTDTLLSSIGTHSEYSIIHNNQKCHFTGISLIDSQKIKSLENLEENYVILDDKRIALNLNTKQDYDLLSTT from the coding sequence ATGATTGGTATTGTTATGGCAGGTGGCAAAGGCACTCGCATGAATTTAGATGATGAAAAATTACTTTTGCAATACAAAAAACCAATTATTCTTCATGTAGTTGATTCATTAAAAAACTCTAATTGTTTTTCTAAAATAATTGCCGTAACTAGTTCCAATTCTCCTAAAACAAAAAAATTACTTGAAGAAAATAATGTTGAAACATTTGATACTTCTGGATTAGGTTATGTTGAAGATCTGAATTCGGTGCTGCAAAAATTCAATGATTTGGTCTTTGTTACATCTGGTGACATTCCATTACTGGATGAAGAAATTATTAAAACAATTGTTAATCAACATGACTCTGAAAAAACTTGGACAAGCATACTTGTTACTGACACACTATTGAGTTCTATTGGAACCCATTCAGAATATTCTATAATCCATAATAATCAAAAATGTCATTTTACAGGAATTTCATTAATTGACTCTCAAAAAATTAAGTCACTTGAAAATTTAGAAGAAAATTATGTAATACTAGATGATAAAAGAATCGCACTTAATCTAAACACTAAACAAGATTATGATTTACTCAGCACTACCTGA
- a CDS encoding 30S ribosomal protein S27e yields the protein MKKDHVEIPKPSSKFQKVNCNECGELQVVYSHASTQVACNSCGNAIAEATGSKAKINGKVSGSAE from the coding sequence ATGAAGAAAGATCACGTCGAAATTCCAAAACCATCAAGTAAATTTCAAAAAGTTAACTGTAATGAATGTGGTGAACTGCAGGTTGTTTATTCACATGCATCAACACAAGTGGCATGTAACTCCTGTGGAAATGCAATTGCTGAAGCAACAGGTTCCAAAGCAAAAATTAACGGCAAAGTCTCAGGTAGTGCTGAGTAA
- a CDS encoding 50S ribosomal protein L44e: MNIPKVIRKYCAKCKTHTEQKVSIYKAGKRRGSARGERRHAERKHGYGGQKFPKLAKPAKVTKKVTPIMTCTVCKKKYNKLGVRIKKFELVAA, from the coding sequence ATGAACATACCAAAGGTGATCCGAAAGTATTGTGCAAAATGTAAGACACATACTGAACAGAAGGTCTCCATTTACAAGGCTGGAAAGAGACGTGGTTCTGCAAGAGGTGAACGCAGACACGCTGAACGTAAACATGGGTATGGTGGACAAAAGTTCCCAAAATTAGCAAAACCAGCCAAAGTTACAAAGAAAGTTACTCCAATTATGACATGTACTGTGTGTAAAAAGAAATACAATAAACTAGGTGTTAGAATTAAGAAATTTGAGTTGGTGGCAGCATGA
- a CDS encoding adenine deaminase, whose protein sequence is MGDKKADLILKNCNLLSVYTREIIPKSQIAITGDRIAYVGPDATHAIGPKTKIIDVKNKYVGPGFADPHLHIDQFVLPSEFAKQALLCGVTSLFSDPIDVVSVGGYKGFQEFLKLGEDLPVRIFQVVPGGLPVDAKFSNSNTLTLSQEKSAVKHPHVLGLGEVFSWTKVTLREPKTMKSLSAMLECDCIINGHTAGASDKKLNAYVSSGVLSCHEPINFDQVLERLRLGMWIMIREGSIRRDLKEIIPRVLSHGTYLDRLMFCSDGLDPKDILKFGHIDHCIRESIKLGLDPIDAVTMASKNNFDYYNMGKDLGGIAPGKLADILIFDDLKSFKPKTVFVGGKLAVSDGKIVFPIKKKSISRWAKNTVKLKKFSKNDFEIKSKKKDVIANTIFMQTEIITKIGSAQLQSKNNLVSASLDSDIWKVAAFDRTHGTKKHSIGFLENFGADIGAFASTWSFHENDMIVIGSNDSDMAIASNHLIKNQGGLVVVKSGKILASLPLQFAGIISTDSFEKVSSNFEKINNSIVDSGCKFSRPHLIPLFLPFLALPSVRILSGGIVDVKKRSYIPPIN, encoded by the coding sequence ATGGGTGATAAGAAAGCAGATCTGATTTTAAAAAATTGTAATTTACTATCTGTCTACACAAGAGAAATTATTCCAAAATCCCAGATTGCAATAACTGGTGATAGAATTGCATATGTTGGTCCAGATGCCACACATGCAATAGGTCCCAAAACAAAAATCATTGATGTCAAAAACAAGTATGTTGGTCCTGGTTTTGCAGATCCCCATCTTCATATTGATCAATTTGTTCTTCCTTCAGAGTTTGCAAAACAAGCACTACTTTGTGGCGTAACTTCTCTTTTTTCTGATCCTATTGATGTTGTTAGTGTTGGTGGATACAAAGGATTTCAAGAATTTTTAAAATTAGGTGAAGATCTTCCTGTCAGAATCTTTCAAGTTGTACCTGGTGGATTACCTGTTGATGCAAAGTTTAGCAATAGTAATACTCTTACTTTATCTCAAGAAAAATCAGCAGTAAAACATCCTCATGTTCTTGGATTGGGTGAAGTTTTTTCTTGGACAAAAGTTACTCTTCGTGAACCAAAAACAATGAAATCTCTTTCAGCAATGTTAGAATGCGATTGTATTATCAATGGACATACTGCTGGTGCAAGTGACAAAAAACTCAATGCATATGTCTCTTCTGGAGTTCTTTCATGTCATGAGCCAATTAATTTTGATCAAGTGTTAGAGAGATTACGTCTTGGAATGTGGATAATGATTAGAGAAGGTTCTATTAGACGTGATTTGAAAGAAATCATTCCAAGAGTTTTGTCACATGGAACATATCTTGATAGATTGATGTTTTGCTCAGATGGTCTTGATCCAAAAGATATTTTGAAATTTGGTCATATTGATCATTGTATTCGTGAATCAATCAAACTTGGCTTAGACCCAATTGATGCAGTAACTATGGCATCAAAAAATAATTTTGATTACTATAACATGGGAAAAGATCTTGGTGGAATTGCTCCTGGTAAATTAGCTGATATTCTAATTTTTGATGATTTGAAATCCTTCAAACCTAAAACTGTCTTTGTAGGAGGAAAACTTGCAGTATCTGATGGAAAAATTGTCTTTCCCATAAAGAAAAAATCAATTTCTCGTTGGGCAAAAAATACTGTAAAATTAAAAAAATTCTCAAAAAATGACTTTGAAATAAAATCTAAAAAGAAAGATGTTATAGCAAACACTATTTTTATGCAGACTGAAATTATTACAAAGATAGGTTCTGCTCAACTTCAATCAAAAAATAATCTTGTTTCTGCATCTCTTGATTCTGATATTTGGAAAGTTGCAGCTTTTGATAGAACTCATGGGACAAAAAAACACTCTATAGGATTTCTTGAAAATTTTGGTGCTGATATTGGCGCGTTTGCATCAACTTGGAGTTTTCATGAAAATGACATGATCGTTATTGGTTCTAATGATTCTGATATGGCTATAGCTTCAAACCATCTAATCAAAAATCAGGGTGGTTTGGTTGTAGTAAAATCTGGTAAGATTCTTGCTTCACTGCCTTTGCAATTTGCAGGAATTATTTCAACCGATTCCTTTGAAAAAGTTTCATCTAATTTTGAAAAAATCAATAACTCTATTGTTGATTCTGGTTGTAAATTTTCTAGACCTCATCTGATTCCTTTGTTCCTGCCTTTCTTGGCCTTACCATCTGTTCGAATTCTTTCAGGCGGCATAGTTGATGTGAAAAAACGAAGTTACATACCACCGATCAACTAA
- the thsB gene encoding thermosome subunit beta yields MASIQQGPNGPVLVLKESALQQKGKDAQQNNIAAAKLVTELVKSSLGPRGLDKMLVDSLGDVTITNDGATILKEIDVQHPAAKMMVEISKTVDNEVGDGTTSSVVFGGTLLAKAEELLKKDVHSSVIIDGYQAAAEKTLEIYSELSKKIKPDDRESLIKIATTSMQSKLISEDSDTLSKIVVDAILSIVTKKGEEYSVDLENIKVEKKSGGSIQDTKIVKGIVLDKEIVHSGMPTKIDNAHIALLNSALEIEKTEMSSEIRISDPTQMQMFLEEENRMLKTMVDKLHDVGVNVLICQKGIDDIAQHYLAKNGIMAVRRVKESDMIKLAKATGGRVISNIDDLSEKDLGSANLVHQKKVESDKWVFIEGCKHPQSVTMLIRGGSQRVIDEVDRSIHDSLMVVKDVIEKPEIVAGGGAPESYAASLLKDWADNFDGREQLAIKKYAEALEVIPLTIAENAGMDPIDTMANLRAKQNQGRKWTGIDAKNTKIADMLAIDVVEPIAVKEQIIKSATEAACMILRIDDVIAVSGGPGGGGMPPMG; encoded by the coding sequence ATGGCATCAATTCAACAAGGACCAAATGGACCTGTTTTAGTGCTCAAAGAGAGCGCATTACAACAAAAAGGTAAAGATGCTCAACAAAACAACATTGCAGCAGCAAAATTAGTTACAGAATTAGTAAAAAGTAGCCTTGGACCACGCGGTCTAGATAAAATGTTAGTTGATTCCTTAGGTGATGTTACTATTACAAATGATGGTGCAACAATTCTCAAAGAGATTGATGTACAACACCCTGCAGCCAAAATGATGGTTGAAATTTCAAAAACTGTTGATAATGAAGTTGGAGATGGTACAACTTCTTCTGTAGTTTTTGGAGGTACACTTTTAGCTAAAGCAGAAGAACTTCTCAAAAAAGATGTTCATTCTTCTGTAATTATTGATGGTTATCAAGCAGCCGCAGAAAAAACTCTTGAAATCTATTCTGAATTATCAAAGAAAATCAAACCTGATGATAGAGAATCCCTCATTAAAATTGCTACAACAAGCATGCAATCAAAATTAATTTCAGAAGACAGTGACACATTATCAAAAATTGTAGTTGATGCAATTCTTAGCATAGTTACAAAGAAAGGTGAAGAATACTCTGTAGACCTTGAAAATATTAAAGTTGAAAAGAAATCAGGTGGCTCAATTCAAGACACCAAAATTGTCAAAGGCATTGTTTTAGATAAAGAGATTGTCCACAGTGGAATGCCTACAAAAATAGACAATGCTCATATTGCTTTACTTAATTCAGCACTTGAAATTGAAAAAACTGAAATGAGTTCAGAGATTAGAATCTCTGATCCAACTCAAATGCAGATGTTCTTAGAAGAAGAGAACAGAATGCTCAAAACCATGGTTGACAAATTACATGATGTTGGAGTAAATGTCCTAATTTGTCAAAAAGGAATTGATGATATCGCACAACATTATCTTGCTAAAAATGGAATCATGGCAGTACGTCGTGTAAAAGAAAGTGATATGATTAAACTAGCAAAAGCAACTGGTGGTCGCGTAATTAGTAATATTGATGATCTTTCTGAAAAAGATCTAGGTTCTGCTAATTTGGTTCACCAAAAGAAAGTTGAATCTGATAAATGGGTATTCATTGAAGGATGTAAACACCCACAATCAGTTACCATGTTGATTCGCGGTGGCTCTCAAAGAGTAATTGATGAAGTTGACCGTTCTATTCATGATTCACTAATGGTAGTTAAAGATGTGATTGAAAAGCCTGAAATTGTTGCAGGTGGAGGTGCTCCTGAATCATATGCTGCATCACTACTCAAAGATTGGGCTGATAATTTTGATGGACGAGAACAACTAGCAATTAAAAAATATGCTGAAGCATTGGAGGTAATTCCATTAACAATTGCTGAGAATGCAGGAATGGATCCAATTGACACCATGGCAAACTTGAGAGCAAAACAAAACCAAGGTCGCAAGTGGACTGGCATTGATGCTAAAAACACAAAGATTGCAGATATGCTTGCTATTGATGTCGTAGAACCAATTGCTGTTAAAGAACAGATTATCAAATCTGCAACCGAAGCTGCATGTATGATTCTTAGAATCGATGATGTAATTGCAGTATCTGGCGGCCCAGGTGGCGGCGGTATGCCTCCAATGGGATAA